The following are from one region of the Thermocladium sp. ECH_B genome:
- a CDS encoding cobalt transporter ApaG, with translation MVEQNLSIPKYWRRTQQYYRLTASKCGKCGKIYFPPRKVCDCGNSTLENYELPRQGSLVSLTVLRSVPVDFEKQRPLLIGVVDLGGVKLMGQVVDCPTPDALKPGTPMEVVFRRVKEDGEHGIIYYGYKFRPIKGCES, from the coding sequence ATGGTGGAGCAGAACCTATCCATACCCAAGTACTGGAGAAGAACTCAACAGTACTATAGATTAACCGCATCCAAGTGCGGGAAATGCGGCAAGATCTATTTCCCGCCGCGAAAGGTATGCGACTGCGGCAACTCTACCCTAGAGAATTATGAGTTGCCCAGGCAAGGTTCGCTAGTTAGCTTAACAGTTCTCAGGAGCGTTCCAGTGGATTTCGAGAAGCAGCGCCCACTCCTCATTGGCGTAGTGGATCTAGGCGGGGTAAAGCTAATGGGTCAAGTAGTTGATTGCCCCACTCCAGACGCACTTAAGCCCGGCACGCCAATGGAGGTCGTGTTTAGGCGTGTGAAGGAGGATGGAGAGCACGGCATAATTTATTACGGGTATAAGTTTCGCCCAATTAAGGGGTGTGAGTCATGA
- a CDS encoding exodeoxyribonuclease III — protein sequence MKLLSWNVNGLRAAMGKGLIDIVRSGEYDILMFQEIRTSEVPLDFQVSGYETYVFPAKRSGYSGTMTLTRLKPLSVKYGLGIEEFDAEGRVITLELSDLYVINVYFPNAGEELRRLDFKLRFDDAFEEFLLNLNKPVIACGDFNVAHEERDIARPKDNLHHAGFTVEERERFSRLLAKGFLDTYRLFVQEGGHYTWWSYRFHAREKNIGWRIDYCIASQSLRGRIRRADILDKVMGSDHAPVILEID from the coding sequence GTGAAGCTGCTTTCTTGGAACGTGAATGGATTGAGGGCGGCGATGGGGAAGGGATTGATTGATATAGTTAGGAGCGGGGAATATGATATATTGATGTTCCAGGAAATTAGGACCAGCGAGGTGCCGCTTGATTTTCAAGTCAGCGGGTATGAGACTTATGTCTTTCCAGCTAAGCGAAGCGGTTATAGTGGAACCATGACCCTCACTAGGCTAAAGCCATTATCGGTGAAGTATGGATTGGGGATAGAGGAGTTTGATGCCGAGGGAAGGGTAATTACCCTTGAATTGAGCGATCTCTATGTCATTAATGTCTACTTCCCTAACGCCGGAGAGGAGCTGCGGAGGCTGGACTTCAAGCTTAGATTTGATGATGCATTCGAGGAGTTCCTGCTTAACCTGAATAAACCCGTTATTGCGTGCGGCGACTTTAACGTGGCTCACGAGGAGAGGGATATAGCTAGGCCCAAGGATAATCTGCATCATGCTGGATTCACGGTGGAGGAGAGGGAGAGGTTTAGTCGACTCCTGGCTAAGGGTTTCCTGGATACATATAGATTATTTGTACAGGAGGGTGGTCACTATACTTGGTGGTCATATAGATTCCATGCAAGGGAGAAGAATATTGGGTGGAGAATCGATTACTGCATTGCATCACAGTCGCTGCGGGGGAGGATTAGGAGAGCCGATATACTTGATAAAGTGATGGGGTCCGATCATGCGCCCGTGATCCTGGAAATCGACTAG
- a CDS encoding acetyl-CoA acyltransferase, giving the protein MLITTDVYINGYASVPPSRHYEKGVTELFAESTLKALEAAGNPRIRMIYMASALMELTSEQLNAGNVLREYIGLKDVPTMRVENGDGSSSLAMLAAVNDVKLKGGCVMVVGIEKPHEVTSTKLNKFISFSTNSEYEAFFGVTPAAQAAIMAREYMNKYEYSYEDIAVWPLKMHERGAQNPNAYFKKAVKMKDILESELVADPLRLYDVAPYVDGSAAIIVCSEPNKRDAIIQVSGAGMGVGSAYFASKQTYAALESVKPAVDQALAESSMKLEDIRVINVHDTYSIIGLMTLEAMGFSPQGMAPRLMRDGAFDPGSKVVVNMDGGLKAMGFPIGASGLYQLISSIAQLRGEKPFESLNADAALVHDMVGIDQESIVTALRRGD; this is encoded by the coding sequence GTGTTAATTACGACAGACGTTTACATAAATGGTTACGCCTCCGTGCCTCCGAGCAGGCATTACGAGAAAGGCGTAACGGAGCTATTCGCTGAATCAACGCTGAAGGCATTGGAGGCGGCCGGTAATCCTCGCATACGAATGATCTACATGGCATCGGCATTAATGGAATTGACATCAGAGCAATTGAACGCTGGAAACGTATTAAGGGAATACATTGGATTAAAGGATGTGCCGACAATGAGGGTGGAGAACGGCGATGGCTCCAGCAGCCTAGCCATGCTTGCCGCAGTGAATGACGTTAAACTAAAGGGGGGCTGCGTGATGGTGGTGGGCATAGAGAAGCCCCATGAGGTCACATCAACCAAGCTAAATAAATTCATCTCGTTCTCCACCAATAGCGAGTATGAGGCTTTCTTCGGAGTGACCCCGGCGGCTCAAGCCGCCATAATGGCTAGGGAGTACATGAATAAGTATGAGTACTCATATGAGGATATAGCAGTATGGCCCCTTAAAATGCATGAACGAGGCGCCCAGAACCCCAATGCATACTTTAAGAAGGCGGTTAAGATGAAGGACATACTGGAATCAGAGTTGGTGGCGGATCCATTAAGGCTATACGATGTGGCTCCCTACGTTGATGGCTCCGCAGCCATAATAGTGTGCAGCGAACCCAATAAGAGGGATGCCATAATACAGGTAAGTGGGGCGGGAATGGGTGTTGGCTCCGCCTACTTCGCATCAAAACAGACCTATGCAGCGCTAGAGTCAGTTAAGCCAGCAGTTGATCAGGCGCTGGCCGAGTCAAGTATGAAGCTTGAGGATATACGCGTAATTAATGTGCATGACACGTACAGCATAATTGGATTAATGACCTTAGAGGCCATGGGTTTCTCGCCTCAGGGAATGGCTCCTCGCTTGATGAGGGATGGAGCATTTGATCCGGGGAGCAAGGTGGTGGTCAACATGGATGGCGGTTTAAAGGCCATGGGCTTCCCAATAGGTGCATCAGGTCTATATCAATTAATAAGTTCAATCGCCCAGTTAAGGGGAGAGAAGCCCTTTGAGTCGCTTAATGCNGATGCCGCCCTGGTTCATGATATGGTCGGAATAGATCAGGAAAGCATAGTAACGGCATTGAGGCGAGGCGACTAG